One part of the Solanum dulcamara chromosome 8, daSolDulc1.2, whole genome shotgun sequence genome encodes these proteins:
- the LOC129900850 gene encoding cyclin-dependent kinases regulatory subunit 1-like, which translates to MGQIQYSDKYFDDTYEYRHVVLPPEVAKLLPKNRLLSENEWRAIGVQQSRGWVHYAVHRPEPHIMLFRRPLNYQQQQENQVQQAMLAK; encoded by the exons ATGGGTCAGATCCAGTACTCTGATAAGTACTTCGATGACACCTACGAGTATAG GCATGTAGTTCTTCCTCCTGAAGTAGCCAAGTTGCTACCAAAGAACCGTCTTCTGTCTGAA AATGAGTGGCGTGCAATTGGAGTTCAACAGAGCCGAGGATGGGTTCACTATGCTGTTCATCGACCAGAGCCACACATCATGCTCTTCAGGAGGCCACTCAATTATCAACAGCAACAAGAGAACCAAGTTCAGCAAGCCATGCTTGCCAAGTGA